A stretch of Vigna angularis cultivar LongXiaoDou No.4 chromosome 4, ASM1680809v1, whole genome shotgun sequence DNA encodes these proteins:
- the LOC108330274 gene encoding probable LRR receptor-like serine/threonine-protein kinase At3g47570: MTYVPFLLLSCFLFHQFHAISCNSNTDREALLSFKSQVTDPKNALSGWSIHSNHCTWYGVTCSKVGNRVQSLNLPGLFLSGKLSPHLSNLTFLHSLDLSGNTFHGQIPKHFSHLSLLNVIHLSNNNLSGTIPSQLGYLHRLQSLDFSVNNLTGQIPPSFANLSSLENLSLARNHLEGEIPTELGNLRNLSSLQISENHFSGKFPTSIFNMSSLVFLSVTVNHLKGELPQNFGKFLPNLKSLYLASNMFEGIIPNSISNASHLQVIDLANNKFTGPIPLFYNLKNLTRLILGNNSLSSTTLLNFQFFDCLRNSTKLQELRIHENHLTGELPKSFANLSSNLQHLCVADNFFIGTIPQGMKKFQNLISLSFEKNYFTGELPSEIEALNNLQQLVIHSNRLSGDIPDIFGNLTNLFNLAMGINQLSGRIHQSIGQCKSLNYLDLRLNRLGGTIPDEIFQLSSLRTLNLAGNSLQGPLPPRVGTMKQLENLYISDNQMSGNIPVEIEGCLSLKSLTMARNRFNGSIPTTIGNLSSLETLDLSLNSLTGAIPESLGQLESIQKLNLSFNHLEGKIPTKGLFTDLTKFDLRGNNQLCSLSKEIIQNLGVLPCVVGKKKRKILLPTILAIVGAAALFISVLFLFWTIKKKRKERKTLVSSDPFRGLSQNITYGDIRIATNNFAAENLIGKGGFGSVYKGVFSFSTGETVTLAVKVLDLQQSKASKSFNAECEALKNVRHRNLVKVITSCSSLDYKGEEFKALVMQFMPNGNLDFKIHQGDEESGSLLTLMQRLNIAIDVASALDYLHHDCNPPIAHCDLKPANVLLDENMTAHVVDFGLARFLCQNPSEKQSSTLGLKGSIGYIAPEYGFGSKASTEGDVYSFGILLLEMFTGKRPTDEMFKEGLSLHKFVSSMDENEVVKVADRRLIEDYEYSTQSSNSDDHSSGLDSNTHWLHKAEECIADVIRVGLSCTVDQPKERWNMRKALSKLQATKHSMLSF, from the exons ATGACCTACGTTCCATTTCTCTTGCTCTCTTGTTTCCTATTTCATCAGTTTCATGCCATCTCATGCAACAGTAACACAGACAGAGAAGCCCTTCTTTCTTTCAAATCTCAAGTCACTGACCCAAAAAATGCTCTCTCTGGGTGGTCTATACACTCCAATCACTGCACCTGGTACGGTGTCACATGCTCCAAAGTTGGAAACAGGGTCCAATCTCTCAATCTACCAGGACTTTTCCTCTCTGGCAAACTCTCCCCTCACCTTTCCAACCTCACTTTCCTACACTCACTTGACCTTTCCGGCAACACTTTTCATGGCCAAATTCCCAAACACTTTTCCCATCTCTCACTTCTCAATGTCATTCACTTATCTAACAACAATCTCAGTGGTACAATTCCATCACAACTTGGTTATCTCCACCGTCTACAAAGTTTAGACTTTTCTGTCAATAATCTCACTGGTCAGATTCCCCCATCATTTGCCAATCTCTCTTCTCTTGAGAATCTTTCCTTGGCAAGAAACCATTTGGAGGGGGAGATTCCAACTGAACTTGGTAATCTCCGCAATCTTTCCTCTCTTCAAATCTCAGAAAACCATTTCTCTGGCAAGTTTCCCACTTCTATCTTCAACATGTCTTCCTTAGTCTTTTTATCCGTGACAGTGAACCATCTTAAGGGTGAGTTACCACAAAATTTTGGCAAATTTCTTCCAAATTTAAAGAGTCTATACCTGGCATCTAATATGTTTGAAGGGATAATTCCGAATTCCATATCCAATGCCTCACATCTTCAAGTGATTGACCTTGCCAACAATAAATTTACTGGACCCATACCTCTATTCTACAACTTAAAAAACCTTACCCGCCTCATTCTTGGTAATAATTCTCTCTCTTCCACAACTTTGTTAAATTTCCAGTTCTTTGATTGCCTTAGAAACTCCACCAAGTTGCAGGAACTCCGGATCCATGAAAACCACTTGACTGGGGAGCTTCCAAAATCTTTTGCTAATCTGTCATCAAATCTCCAACATTTGTGTGTTGCTGATAACTTTTTTATTGGCACCATTCCTCAAGGAATGAAGAAATTCCAAAATCTCATATCCTtgtcttttgaaaaaaattatttcactGGAGAGTTACCATCAGAAATAGAAGCACTCAATAATCTACAGCAACTTGTTATACACAGCAACAGATTGTCTGGGGACATTCCAGACATTTTTGGCAATCTCACAAATCTGTTTAACCTTGCAATGGGAATAAACCAACTCTCGGGTAGAATTCACCAAAGTATTGGACAATGCAAGAGTTTAAATTATCTTGACTTGCGATTGAATAGACTTGGTGGGACCATACCAGACGAGATTTTTCAACTTTCTAGCTTAAGAACCTTGAATTTAGCAGGAAACTCTCTGCAGGGTCCGCTACCTCCTAGGGTGGGAACCATGAAACAGCTTGAGAACTTGTATATTTCTGACAACCAGATGTCAGGGAACATTCCTGTGGAAATAGAGGGGTGTTTGAGCTTGAAGTCGCTAACAATGGCAAGAAACAGATTCAATGGTTCGATCCCAACAACAATTGGGAATTTATCATCCCTTGAGACTTTGGATTTATCATTAAACAGTCTCACTGGTGCTATTCCTGAAAGTTTAGGACAGCTCGAGTCTATACAGAAATTAAATTTGTCTTTCAACCATTTGGAAGGGAAGATTCCTACAAAAGGTCTGTTTACGGACCTTACCAAGTTTGATCTTCGAGGTAACAATCAACTCTGTAGCCTTAGCAAggaaattatacaaaatttggGAGTACTCCCTTGTGTTGTtggcaaaaagaaaagaaaaatcttacTCCCTACCATACTTGCAATAGTTGGTGCTGCTGCTTTGTTCATTTCAGTGCTCTTTCTGTTTTGGacaataaagaagaaaagaaaggagagGAAAACCCTTGTGTCATCTGACCCTTTCAGGGGGTTGTCTCAAAATATAACTTATGGTGATATTCGGATAGCTACAAACAATTTTGCAGCTGAAAACTTAATTGGAAAAGGAGGTTTTGGCTCCGTGTACAAGGGTGTGTTCAGCTTCAGCACTGGTGAAACCGTCACCCTTGCTGTCAAAGTCCTGGATCTGCAACAAAGCAAAGCGTCTAAGAGTTTCAACGCGGAATGTGAAGCTTTGAAAAATGTCAGGCATCGGAACCTAGTAAAGGTTATCACTTCTTGCTCCAGCCTTGATTATAAAGGAGAGGAATTTAAGGCCCTAGTCATGCAATTCATGCCCAATGGCAACTTGGACTTCAAAATACACCAAGGAGATGAAGAGTCAGGCTCCCTTCTAACCTTGATGCAAAGATTGAACATTGCAATCGATGTTGCTTCTGCTCTGGATTACTTGCACCATGACTGCAATCCACCTATAGCTCATTGTGATCTGAAACCTGCCAATGTCCTTCTAGATGAAAATATGACTGCACATGTTGTAGATTTTGGATTGGCAAGGTTTTTGTGTCAAAACCCATCAGAGAAGCAGAGTAGCACTCTAGGACTGAAAGGATCAATTGGCTACATTGCCCCAG AATATGGTTTTGGAAGTAAGGCTTCAACTGAGGGTGATGTGTACAGTTTTGGGATCCTACTGCTAGAGATGTTCACAGGTAAAAGACCAACTGATGAAATGTTCAAAGAAGGGTTAAGCCTCCACAAATTTGTCTCAAGCATGGATGAGAATGAAGTAGTGAAGGTTGCTGATCGAAGGCTCATTGAAGATTATGAATATTCAACACAAAGCTCAAACAGTGATGATCATAGCAGTGGTTTAGACAGCAACACACATTGGTTGCATAAAGCTGAGGAGTGCATCGCTGATGTGATAAGAGTTGGTCTGAGTTGCACAGTTGATCAGCCCAAAGAACGATGGAACATGAGAAAGGCCTTATCAAAATTGCAAGCTACAAAGCACTCTATGCTGTCTTTTTGA